One window from the genome of Bacteroidales bacterium encodes:
- a CDS encoding RNA pseudouridine synthase: MVNEILYEDNHIIIVNKLPGDLIQADVFEGKTLRDDVKEYIKEKYGKPGSVFLGVVHRLDRPVSGAVMFARTSKALTRLNELLRLHQIKKTYWAIVDQPPPTQEGRLENYLRKDKEKNKSFVVKSDTKGGLLARLSYRLLMSSDRYHLLEIELETGRHHQIRTQLANIGCKIKGDLKYGSPRSNPDGSICLHSRKLEFIHPVKQESVTIVASTLSDPLWKFFEKAMTNPIQP; encoded by the coding sequence ATGGTAAATGAGATCTTGTATGAGGACAACCATATCATTATTGTAAATAAACTTCCCGGCGACCTCATCCAGGCCGATGTTTTTGAGGGCAAAACCCTGCGGGACGACGTAAAAGAGTACATCAAGGAAAAGTACGGAAAACCCGGAAGCGTATTTTTAGGGGTTGTACACCGGCTCGACCGTCCCGTGAGCGGCGCTGTGATGTTTGCCCGCACCAGTAAAGCGCTGACAAGGCTCAACGAGCTGTTACGTCTGCATCAAATTAAAAAAACTTATTGGGCAATAGTGGATCAGCCTCCGCCAACTCAGGAAGGCCGGCTGGAGAATTATTTGCGTAAAGACAAGGAAAAGAACAAGTCGTTTGTCGTTAAAAGCGACACCAAAGGAGGGCTGCTGGCCAGGTTGAGTTACAGGTTGCTGATGAGCAGCGACCGCTACCATCTGCTCGAAATCGAACTGGAAACCGGACGCCATCACCAGATCAGGACGCAACTGGCGAACATCGGCTGTAAAATCAAAGGCGATCTGAAATACGGCTCACCCCGCTCCAACCCCGACGGCTCTATTTGCCTTCATTCACGAAAACTGGAGTTTATACATCCGGTGAAACAGGAATCGGTAACCATAGTGGCCTCAACCTTAAGCGATCCGCTTTGGAAATTTTTTGAAAAAGCAATGACCAATCCCATTCAGCCATGA
- the panB gene encoding 3-methyl-2-oxobutanoate hydroxymethyltransferase: MDKKQANVYKKITTHVLQEMKLKGEKIAMLTAYDFSMAALLDQAGIDVILVGDSASNVMAGYSTTLPITLDQMIYHASSVMRAVKRALVVVDLPFGTYQGNSKEALSTAINIMKSSGANAVKMEGGREIIESVDRILTAGIPVMGHLGLTPQSIHKFGTYVVRATEETEAQKLIEDAHLLEEAGCFALVLEKIPANLGGRVTAEIRIPTIGIGAGHEVDGQVLVLHDMLGITQKFSPRFLRRYHNLSEEIQGSVKAYINDVKTVNFPNDREQY, translated from the coding sequence ATGGACAAGAAACAAGCAAACGTTTACAAAAAGATAACCACGCATGTGCTCCAGGAGATGAAGCTCAAGGGAGAAAAGATTGCCATGCTCACAGCATACGACTTTTCGATGGCGGCATTACTCGACCAGGCCGGTATTGATGTGATCCTGGTGGGCGACTCAGCGTCGAATGTAATGGCCGGTTATTCAACCACATTGCCCATCACACTTGATCAGATGATCTACCACGCCTCCTCGGTGATGCGGGCTGTGAAGCGGGCGCTCGTGGTGGTGGATTTGCCCTTTGGTACTTACCAGGGCAATTCAAAAGAAGCGCTGAGTACAGCGATCAACATCATGAAATCTTCCGGGGCCAATGCGGTAAAAATGGAGGGAGGCCGCGAGATCATTGAGTCGGTTGACAGGATACTGACAGCTGGAATTCCGGTGATGGGTCATCTGGGGTTGACCCCGCAATCCATCCATAAATTCGGAACGTATGTCGTAAGAGCAACAGAAGAAACAGAAGCCCAAAAATTGATCGAAGATGCGCATTTACTCGAGGAGGCAGGCTGTTTTGCCCTTGTGCTCGAAAAGATCCCGGCCAACCTCGGCGGACGGGTAACCGCCGAAATCAGGATACCCACCATTGGTATCGGCGCAGGTCACGAGGTGGATGGCCAGGTGCTCGTGCTTCATGATATGCTCGGGATCACACAGAAATTTTCTCCGCGCTTCCTGCGTCGATATCACAACCTGAGCGAAGAAATTCAGGGCTCGGTGAAGGCGTACATCAACGACGTGAAAACAGTGAATTTCCCCAACGACCGCGAACAGTACTAA
- a CDS encoding DUF4249 family protein, producing the protein MTKKITLLLLLPVILFTFYSCETEVDIDTDWKEITIVYGLLNQLDTAHYFRINKAFLGGNALQMAKIEDSSSYRNALEVKLEGWDLNSVVQTIFFDTSTFNNKDTGIFYNPYMVIYKGVGQLNPELQYRLFVKNTISGHEVTSKTNLVRNFIIKKPVAGGRLTLFRGFNTAFGWTNGVNARRYEPQVRFHFWEVPAGTQDTIPRYIDWALTTVNSNNLQGEGEIEISFSNDGFYDFVKSKLTDNFDGRRLCGEVDFIISAGGDEYDTYMKVNGPSYSLVQDRPEYTNVENGLGLFSSRYSIFRVKRLDPRAEDEIILLDVKFVKNPQL; encoded by the coding sequence ATGACTAAAAAAATTACGCTGCTCCTGCTCCTGCCAGTCATCCTGTTCACCTTCTATTCGTGTGAAACAGAAGTTGACATTGACACCGACTGGAAAGAGATTACTATCGTTTACGGCCTGCTCAATCAACTTGACACAGCCCATTATTTCAGAATAAATAAGGCTTTTCTTGGCGGCAACGCATTACAAATGGCTAAAATTGAAGATTCATCCAGCTACAGAAACGCCCTGGAAGTAAAACTTGAAGGTTGGGATCTGAATTCAGTAGTTCAGACTATCTTTTTCGATACTTCCACATTCAACAATAAAGACACCGGCATATTCTACAATCCTTACATGGTGATCTATAAGGGAGTCGGGCAGTTGAACCCGGAATTGCAGTATCGGTTGTTTGTCAAAAATACGATTTCGGGACATGAAGTAACCAGCAAAACGAATCTGGTCAGGAATTTTATCATCAAAAAACCGGTAGCCGGAGGCCGCCTGACTCTTTTCCGGGGTTTTAACACTGCGTTTGGCTGGACAAACGGAGTCAATGCCCGGCGCTATGAGCCCCAGGTTCGGTTTCATTTTTGGGAAGTCCCTGCAGGTACTCAGGATACAATCCCGAGATATATTGATTGGGCACTTACTACGGTCAATTCCAACAACCTTCAGGGTGAAGGGGAGATAGAAATCAGTTTCAGCAATGATGGTTTTTATGATTTTGTCAAAAGTAAATTGACTGACAATTTTGATGGAAGGCGTCTTTGCGGAGAGGTCGATTTCATTATTTCAGCCGGCGGCGATGAATATGATACCTACATGAAAGTTAACGGTCCTTCCTATAGCCTGGTTCAGGACAGACCCGAATATACCAATGTTGAGAACGGACTCGGGCTTTTTTCAAGCCGATATAGCATATTTAGGGTTAAAAGGCTCGATCCCAGAGCCGAGGATGAAATCATCTTATTGGATGTTAAGTTTGTCAAAAATCCGCAGCTGTAG
- a CDS encoding (Fe-S)-binding protein, protein MISNFIFSLLLVLGAFLFYKSINRIAGIIKSGKDIDISDNPGERWKLMGLVAIGQSKMVARPLSAIMHIFIYVGFIVVNIEMIEILIDGVTGSHRVLSFLGIIYPVVGSIFEFFAFSVIVACFVFLSRRNIIRLKRFWNKEMTTWPRTDANIILITEILLMSSILVMNASDSILQGRSHADFPAVGTFLISGMIKPVLMELSSSSLVFLVHFTWWFHIVGVLIFLNYIPFSKHLHVFLSFPNVFYSKLGPKAKIPAISSITSEIKLMLNPSAEVPAPAEGAEIAQFGAKDTPDYTWKNLMDAFACTECGRCTSSCPANITGKALSPRKLMMDVRDRAEELDKLWRKNGKDDKDEKTLFDRISAEEIWACTTCNACVQECPVNIDPVAIIIELRRYLFLEKSAAPGELNMMFTNIENNGAPWQFSPEDRLKWAEDTGVNVPLMADLFNQGKKPEYLFWVGSSGAFDDRFKKVSVQFAKILNHAGIDYAVLGPEETDTADSARRAGNEMLYQMQALQIIEILKAYDVKKIITCCPHDFNTFKNEYPDFGGNFEVMHHSQFLSKLIAEGKINLNGNHFEGKRITFHDPCYLGRGNDEYDAPRQIIHALHGANLAEMKRNRQFALCCGAGGGQMFKECEKGVKEVFLERIEDAIETGADIVATACPFCMVMMTDGIKYKNREETMKNYDIAELVGISLGV, encoded by the coding sequence ATGATATCCAACTTTATTTTCAGCCTGCTGCTTGTGCTTGGCGCATTTCTTTTTTACAAAAGCATTAACCGGATTGCCGGTATAATAAAGTCCGGCAAGGACATAGATATCAGCGATAATCCCGGTGAACGATGGAAACTGATGGGGCTGGTGGCGATCGGTCAGTCGAAAATGGTGGCAAGACCGCTATCGGCCATCATGCATATCTTCATCTACGTCGGGTTTATCGTTGTGAATATCGAGATGATCGAGATTCTGATTGATGGTGTCACAGGCTCACACAGGGTACTTTCTTTTCTTGGCATCATTTATCCTGTGGTTGGCTCCATCTTTGAGTTTTTTGCCTTTTCGGTTATTGTGGCGTGTTTTGTTTTTCTCTCCCGCCGCAATATCATCAGGCTGAAAAGATTCTGGAACAAGGAAATGACCACATGGCCAAGGACTGACGCCAATATCATCCTCATCACCGAGATTCTGCTGATGAGTTCAATCCTGGTGATGAATGCTTCCGACAGCATCCTGCAGGGTCGAAGCCACGCGGATTTCCCGGCTGTTGGAACATTTCTCATCAGCGGTATGATCAAACCGGTGTTGATGGAATTATCCAGTAGCAGCCTGGTTTTTCTTGTACATTTCACCTGGTGGTTTCACATTGTCGGTGTGCTGATCTTTCTCAATTATATCCCCTTCTCAAAGCACCTTCACGTTTTCCTTTCGTTCCCCAATGTGTTTTATTCCAAACTGGGGCCTAAGGCAAAAATACCTGCCATTTCATCCATTACCAGCGAAATTAAACTCATGTTGAACCCGTCTGCCGAAGTTCCGGCACCTGCAGAGGGGGCCGAAATAGCGCAGTTTGGGGCAAAAGACACACCGGATTACACCTGGAAAAACCTGATGGACGCTTTTGCCTGCACCGAATGTGGGCGCTGCACTTCGAGTTGCCCGGCAAACATCACCGGCAAAGCGCTCTCGCCGAGGAAACTGATGATGGATGTCCGCGACCGTGCTGAAGAGCTGGATAAGTTATGGCGTAAAAACGGAAAAGATGATAAAGACGAAAAGACGCTTTTTGACCGGATTTCAGCCGAAGAAATCTGGGCTTGTACTACCTGTAATGCCTGTGTTCAGGAATGTCCTGTGAATATTGATCCTGTGGCGATCATCATCGAATTGCGCAGGTATCTTTTCCTCGAAAAATCCGCAGCTCCCGGGGAACTCAATATGATGTTCACCAACATCGAAAACAATGGCGCTCCCTGGCAGTTTTCACCCGAAGACCGCCTGAAATGGGCTGAAGACACCGGAGTGAATGTTCCTCTGATGGCCGATCTTTTTAACCAGGGCAAAAAGCCGGAATACCTTTTCTGGGTTGGCTCATCAGGCGCTTTCGACGACAGGTTCAAAAAAGTAAGTGTTCAGTTTGCCAAAATATTGAATCATGCCGGGATTGATTACGCAGTGCTGGGTCCCGAAGAAACAGATACCGCCGACTCGGCACGCCGGGCCGGAAACGAAATGCTTTACCAGATGCAGGCCCTCCAGATCATTGAGATACTGAAGGCTTATGATGTTAAAAAAATCATCACCTGCTGCCCGCACGATTTCAACACGTTCAAAAATGAATATCCTGATTTCGGGGGCAATTTTGAAGTCATGCATCATTCGCAGTTTCTCAGCAAGCTCATTGCTGAAGGGAAAATCAATCTCAACGGAAATCATTTTGAAGGGAAGCGCATCACATTCCATGACCCTTGTTACCTGGGACGTGGAAATGACGAATACGATGCACCCCGCCAAATAATTCATGCGCTGCACGGCGCCAATCTTGCCGAAATGAAACGTAACCGCCAGTTTGCCCTATGTTGCGGCGCCGGCGGCGGACAGATGTTCAAGGAGTGCGAAAAAGGCGTCAAAGAAGTGTTTCTCGAGCGAATTGAAGACGCCATCGAAACCGGCGCCGATATCGTGGCAACAGCCTGCCCTTTCTGCATGGTGATGATGACTGATGGCATTAAATACAAAAACAGGGAAGAAACCATGAAAAACTATGACATTGCTGAGTTGGTGGGCATATCGCTGGGAGTATAA